The Rubricoccus marinus nucleotide sequence AGGTGGAAGTCATCCCACAGGAGCTGGGCCGCGTCCTGATCAACCTGCTCTCGAACGCGTTCTACGCCGTCGGCCAGCGCAAGAGGACCGACGGCGAGGGCTACGAGCCGCGCGTAACGGTCGCGACCACGCGCGAGACGGATCCCGAACAGGACTGGGTGGAAATCCGCATCGAGGACAACGGCACCGGCATCCCAGACGAGATCCGCGAGAAGGTCTTCGAGCCGTTCTTCACCACCAAGCCCACCGGCGACGGGACCGGGCTCGGCCTCTCGCTCGCCTACGACATCATCACGCAGGGCCACGGCGGCACGCTCGCGGTGGAGAGCGAGGAGAACGTGGGCACGACGTTCATCATCCGCCTGCCCGCCAAGTCCGCGCCAGAGGCCGTCACGGCCTGAGCCTCTGGCGCGGCGTGGCACATCCAGCGAACGCTTGGACGGACAGATGCGGAGGCCCCGTCGGGAGCGGACGTCGGGGCCTCTGGCGCCAGAGGCGAGAACACGGGAGGCGGGGAAATCGTTGGACGGCTCCTTTCCATCCCCACGCCTCCTCCCGCTATGACCACCCGCACCGCAGACGCTCACTGGAGCGGCTCCCTCTCCGACGGCAACGGCAACATCTCCGTCGAGAGCGGCGCCTTCGACGTGCCGTACTCGTTCGACTCCCGCTTTGGCGAGGGCACGCCGACGGCCGCCTCCAACCCCGAAGAACTGCTCGGCGCCGCCCACGCGGGCTGCTTCACGATGGCCGTCTCGCACGAGCTCGCCGAGGCCGGTCACCCGCCCAAGGACGCCCACACCACCGCGAAGGTGCACATCAAGCAGACCGGCGGCGGCTTCGAGATCCCGAAGATCGACCTCGTCCTGAACGCCGACGTGCCGGGCATCTCCGAGGAGGAGTTCCAGCGCATCGCGCAGCACGCCAAGGAGAACTGCCCGCTCTCGAAGGTGCTCGCCGCCGCCGAGATCACGCTCGACGCCACGCTTGCGAGCGCCTGATCCGCGCCTCTGGCGACAGGCCGCGCTCCTCGCGTTCCGATTCTGAGCCGCCCCGCATCGCGCGGGGCGGCTCGCGCTGTTGTAGGGCCTCTGGCGTCAGAGGCCGTGCGCCGTTTCTACCGAGCCTCCACGCTCTTGCGGCTAGCTTCCGGCCCCTCCACCCGCGCCGGCTTCCGGCGCCCAGACCCCCGAAGCAGATGGGCCGGATGTTCGAAAAGCGCAAGCACACCATGTTCGCGCGCTACGACCGCATGGCGAAGCAGTTCTCCCGCATCGGGAAGGACATCGTGATCGCTGTCAAGGCGGGCGGGCCGGACCCGGACATGAACCCGCAGCTCCGGCGCGTGATGCAGAACGCGAAGGGCGTCAACATGCCCAAGGAGAAGGTGGACGCGGCCATCAAGCGGGCGTTGGGCAAGGACACCGCCAGCTATGACGAGGTGCTCTACGAGGGCTACGGCCCTCACGGCGTGCCCATCCTCGTGGAGGCCGCGACGGACAACGTCAACCGGACCGTTGCCAACCTCCGGGCGCTGTTCGACCGCGGCAACGGCAACCTCGGCAACTCGGGCTCGGTGGCGTTCCAGTTCAACAAGATGGGCGCCTTCTCGCTCGCGCCAGAGGCCGTAGCCGACCGCGACGAGTTGGAGCTGGAGTTGATCGACGAGGGCCTGGAAACGCTGGAGGACGGCGCGACCGAGGACGGCCGCGAGGTGGTCGTCGCGCGGTGCGCGTTCTCAGACTTCGGCACGATGCAGAAAGCGTTGGAAGAGCGCGGCATCGAGCCCGTCGCCGCTGAGATCGAGTGGGTGCCAACCACGACCGCCGAGCTGACCGACGAGCAGGCCGACGCCGTGCTCGAACTCGTCGGCAAGCTCGAAGCCGACGAGGACGTACAGAAGGTCTTCCACAACCTCGCCTGAGGAGGGATTCGGGATGCACGCCTCTGGCGTGCTCGGGGTAAGGGAGCGGCAGAGGACGCCGCATCCTGTCCACGTCTCCCCGGCCTCTGGCGCCAGAGGCCACCTGCCGCGATCTGTGCGCACGTCACCTGATCCTGCCGACCGACTCGGCCTCTCGCTCGCGGCTCTCTCCGCCGCCACGTGGGCGCTCGCGGGCGTGTGGGTGCGCCTGCTCCCCGGCGTGCCCCTTGCCACGATCGTCGCCGGCCGGCTTGCCCTCGCGCTCGTCGCGCTGGCGCCTCTGGCGTGGGTGTGGCGCGAGAGGCTCCGCCTGACGCCCGCAACCTGGGGCCTGGCGACGCTAATGGTGGCGTACTACGGCTGCGCCGTCGCCGCCTTCCGGTTTACGGCCGTCGCCGAAGGCACGCTGTTTATCAACATCTCGCCGCTGTTCGCGGTCGCGTGGGCCGTCGCCAGAGGCGAGGCGGTGCGCCGCGGCGAGGCGTGGGGCACGGCGCTGGCGCTGGCGGGCGTGGCCGTGATCCTGGCGCCGAGCGCTCTGGAAGCGTCTGGCGCGGCGCAGGACCGGCTGATCGGCGACGCGCTGGCGCTTCTAGCCGCGCTCGGCATGGCCGCCTACGCGATCTCGTTCAGCCGCTTGCGGGGGGCGGACCGCGCGCCGGAGCCTCTGGCGGTGACGCTGCTGACGTTCGGGCTCGGCGCCGTGGCCGCGCTCGGGCTTTGGGCGGTTCAAGGAGACGCCGCGCTCGTGGGGCTGGACAGCCCCGCATCATGGGGCGCTCTTATCGCCCTCGCGGTCATCACGACAGCCATCCCGACGTTCGCATACAGCGTCGCCTCGCACCGGCTGCCGCCCATCCTCGCGACGACCGTGCGCTTGCTCACGCCCGCCTTCGCCGCCGTCGCAGCGTGGCTCGTGCTCGGCGAGGTGCCATCGGCCTGGCTGATCCCGGGCGGCGCGCTCGTGCTCGGGGGCTTGCTCCTCTCCGTGCGCGCCAAGGCCGCCTAGCCCCTAGTGGCGGGAAGCCTCTGGCGGAATCGCGCCAGAGGCCGGGGAGCCCTCGCGCTACTCGCTCAAAAACGAGACGCCGGTGAGCGACTCGCACTCACGCCAGAGGCGCGCGCGGACCTTGGCATCCAGCGCCTTCGTGGGCGGGTTCACCTCCACGGCGTGGCCGCGCATCTTGTAGCGCGGGCCGTAGAAGGCGCCGCCTCTGGCGCGCGGGTCCGTCCCGGCGCGGAGCTGCGGGAGCGCGCCCTGGAGCGCCGTCATCGCGACGCGGTCCATCGTCAGGCTGTAGAAAAAGCTTTCCAGCTTGGAGCCGCTCTTTTCGGCGCTTGTGGCCTGAAGGTCCGTGTTGGAAAGCCCCGGGTGCGCCGCGAGGGCGACGGATGACTCGCCGGCGTCTTGCAGACGACGGTTCATCTCGTAGGCCAA carries:
- a CDS encoding DMT family transporter; protein product: MRTSPDPADRLGLSLAALSAATWALAGVWVRLLPGVPLATIVAGRLALALVALAPLAWVWRERLRLTPATWGLATLMVAYYGCAVAAFRFTAVAEGTLFINISPLFAVAWAVARGEAVRRGEAWGTALALAGVAVILAPSALEASGAAQDRLIGDALALLAALGMAAYAISFSRLRGADRAPEPLAVTLLTFGLGAVAALGLWAVQGDAALVGLDSPASWGALIALAVITTAIPTFAYSVASHRLPPILATTVRLLTPAFAAVAAWLVLGEVPSAWLIPGGALVLGGLLLSVRAKAA
- a CDS encoding YebC/PmpR family DNA-binding transcriptional regulator, with amino-acid sequence MGRMFEKRKHTMFARYDRMAKQFSRIGKDIVIAVKAGGPDPDMNPQLRRVMQNAKGVNMPKEKVDAAIKRALGKDTASYDEVLYEGYGPHGVPILVEAATDNVNRTVANLRALFDRGNGNLGNSGSVAFQFNKMGAFSLAPEAVADRDELELELIDEGLETLEDGATEDGREVVVARCAFSDFGTMQKALEERGIEPVAAEIEWVPTTTAELTDEQADAVLELVGKLEADEDVQKVFHNLA
- a CDS encoding OsmC family protein; this translates as MTTRTADAHWSGSLSDGNGNISVESGAFDVPYSFDSRFGEGTPTAASNPEELLGAAHAGCFTMAVSHELAEAGHPPKDAHTTAKVHIKQTGGGFEIPKIDLVLNADVPGISEEEFQRIAQHAKENCPLSKVLAAAEITLDATLASA